The window CGGGGCCGCGTCGGGCGCACAGACAAACGCGCGAAAACGGCCTGCGCACAAACAGCGAAAAATACGTCCTGCCAGGAGCCGCGACACCCTCAATCCCTCTTCggcgcacacacacaggcCGCGTCTGATGACCAGAAgagcagaaaaaagaaacaacacgcacgcgcggcgccgcaccgTCGCGACgatgcagcgacgccgctgtTGAAGCTGAAGGGGAAAGGACAGGACGCGAGCCATGCGTGGCGCAGCGCAAACTCGAAACGCCGCTTCAACAACTGTGAAGGCCCGATAACGGGaaacggcagcagcgccgtctcGACTTCGTCTAGCGCCGACGCGAATCTGTACACTCCGCCCCGCGGGGGCAAAAAACGCTGTGCGCTGACGCCAACCCTGTGCGCGGCACCGCCCTGTCGGGTCTGTCCACCGGATCCCTTTCGCTGTGGAGTCTTTCTCCTTGCTAGAAACCTTCCTGTGACTCAAACGCCCTCACTGTGCTTTACCTCGGTCCTCTGCCCTTCTTCTGTAAATGCCCCACTGCTCAAGCCTCTCATCCTCTCTTTacgtccgctgccgcccctcctccacccgccgcctcctcccctcctGGAGTTTGGatccgcgtctccttcctctccgctgtcttTCCCACGAGGTGCCGGCTTGCTCGGGGGCCGTCGGACaggaagagacgcgcggcaTCTCGTCCTTGGAAACACTCGACAAAATTGGGGCGgcagagccgccgcgccggcctcgagtCCAGTCCAagagggagggggcggcATGCGGCGGGCATCCTGCCTGAAATCCCTCAACGCGAAACCGAGGGCACTCACGGCTGCTCGGGGGTCACGCAAatccgaggcggcggctgcacaGGTGCCGGCACGGGTCCCAACGCATGCGGCccacgaggcggaggcggcggcacagGACTAAAACGCGGCGCGAAAGCGGTATCGGAGTCTCGGCGACTCCCCGAGGACCGCAGACCTGCTGCAGAACTGCGCGGAGAGCCGACGCCCGCTGAGGAGCCGCACGAGGAATCTGCCGGCGTCGAGTTGTCCTCAACGGCAGGCACTGAAGAAACACAGCCAGATGCACGGCCATAAAACATCCCACGAACGTCAACCGCTCACGGCGCACTTACTCCTACGTGGACTTCTAAGAAACATAGAGGGACCCACGACCCAAGCTTCATCCCGAAAcgaacgcgagagagaatcCAAAGGAAGACACAGCTTACACGAATGCGCACATACATTTTCGTCAACAGACatacagatacatatatacatatatatgcatgcacctacatatatacgcaGACGTATCTGCCTCCTCGATCGAGTATTCAAGGCCTCGCAGAGATGCGTTGTTGCGAGAACAGACAGGAATTGAGGCACCCGCACAGAGCATGGACTTCCAACTGCTTGGATCGCGGAGTGCGCCGCTGAACAGGCCGGCCTGTGAGGCTTTGTGTTGCTACGTCGCCTCCAGTCTACATACACTCGCCAGAAACCCAGAGAGTCATAGATGTTCCCATACAGCCTAgtccagcgaggcgagggggaaaacaccgccgcgccgccctgatTTGCTGCTTACGCTGTGTAGTTTGGTCGAAAGGCCTGTTTTCCTGCATAGTGTACATGCTGTACATCGCCTTCGGGTTGAGAATGACAGCCATCTCTGCTACCGCCGTCGCAGACCTGCGCACAGACTCACACGCGGCGGGGATCCCGGGTTAAATCCTCCCACGGCcaggcctctgccgcctgtcGCGACGCCACCCGACGGCCCTCTAAATTGCTTTTCTTTTGCGCAAGCAATGCAGCGCCGTAactccgaggcgcgcgctgcgcatgccCGTGTACCCACGCTGTACATGAACGTGCGCATATCCGCATGCATCTATAGACTGCGGAGGTGTGAGGAGCTGGATTCTCACACAGCTCTTTTGCTCCTTTATCGCCCGACTCTGAAATAGAGTTTCAATTTCTCTCCCTCATCCGATCCGCATCCTTCCGTAGGAAGACTCTTGCGCGTCCACACTCATATCTTCGCATAAAATATATACTAAAAAAACGCACCTGTAAATATACCTTTGTGTAGATGTACGCACAATGAACACACAGAAGGTCACATTTTGACGTCAGAAGCGAAGGTGCAATTCACTGAAGTCTTTAGTTTACCTGGAGAACGAGCGCGTGAGGGTTTCCAGTTTGCGCGTGGCGTAACGCTCGGCTGTTTCGAGACCTTTCGACTCCTGACGCTCTGAGAGCACGGCGCTCTCAATCGCCGCCGGCTCTCTCGACGGCTTCGCCTGCAAAAAACATTCCCGCGACATGCGGACTGCTTTTTGAAAGTTTTTCCCCACTGCGAAGCGCTAGCGACGAAAGCCGTGGCTCAACATACAGCGGGCGTGTATAGCGGAGAAAGAggatacagatatatacgagagaaaggaagatcgatagatagataggaGACAGGtaggcggcgcaggaaggATAGAGAGATAGACACAGAAAGAAATATATACACAGGCACACGAATTTCCTACTACAGGTAAACATGTGTAGGGGCATCcgtataaatatatcttgaGGGAAGCGCGAGTAGATCCAGGGGCAGGTAGACACTGGTCAACGCGGCTCGGCCTGCGCATGGGCTTGTGTTGCGATTCAGGCAAGATTGACAGTCGCCTATTTACCTCGAGAGCGGAGGGCTGCACGGTGTGCATGGTCGTTAAAATGAGGATTCCCGCGATGCACATGAAGAGTCCGAAACTGAAGGCAATCCAGTTTCCAGGGATTTCGTGGAGCACGAGAATCGAGCCAATCGTCCCctccgcgacgaggcagctgTTGATCGTCGGAACCACGTAGACCGCCTCGTAgctgcgaagagagaaaaccaAGGAAAAAAACCCAGAGAAAGACAAAACATCTGGAGAAAATCGTGCCGTTGACGGAAGCGATCGGATCTCGGCGCGACCGCACTGTGAGTCTCGTTTGAGGAAAACACGCGAACAGCGGCGGAGGTGTGACAACGTCGAGTCAGCAAGCACAATTGGCTATGtacgaggagagaaaacacgAAGAGGGTGAGCTGCGAGGAAAGCGCTGGCCAGCGCTCGCTAGCATTGAACACTTCGAGAGAGAGTCGAGCGCGAActgccgcgcagcggaggcacgGCGATATGGTAGACTGCTGCAGACAACACGAGGCAACTCCACGGTCACTCAGGCGGACATGCAAAACACACTAAAGCaaagacgcggacgccggcgagcggcacACACAGGGCCACTGTGTGACGCGAAAACCATCGGAAGGGGTACGAACCTCTCCGCAGTCACCGAGGGGGATACAATGGCTGCGCCACACGACGTGGAACGCGTCTCGCAAAAACACGCCGCGCAAGGCAAGGTCAACGAAACAACGACATCCGAGaaggcgtctcgcggctgAAAGACTGGCTTCCTCGGCTTACCGTCGCAGAGCGAGATTGAGAAAAAACAGCTGCCCCaagccgacgcagcagacgccgagcgtTACGACGTAGGTCCTCcagctgaaaaaaaaaacgcggcctccacgcgtAGGGAAGTATTTATGCGTATTTGCCTGTATGTATGTTCCTATGAAtatttgcatgcatgcacgcctgCATTTGTGCATGTCTGTGTGGACagatgtatgtatgcatggatGTATATCGAAATGCAATATGAGGGCATATGCTAATGAGCTTCTCACGAGCTGTTCACGCTCGCACAGAGAGGAAGGTCGGGGCGGCCCGAGGCGAGAGGCTGGAGAAGCGAAGACAGTCAGAGGCCAGCGCACGCAAAGGCAACCGACGCAGCAAAGGGCACCGCACAACAAATGCGCGTTCGCACGTGAATATTCTGCGGAAAGGAAAGATGCAGGACAAAAAAATAAGCGCAGGCGGGGACGGTCCTTACTTGCCGAAGACAGACGTGTTTCCCGAGAAAAGGTCCATAACGATGATGGAAAAAAACTTCGCAGCGACGTTCGCGTTGCCTCCAAGGAAACCCGAAGCCAGCGAGGTGGCCAAtcgctgaaaaaaaaaaaacctgAAAACCGACcctcagcgcctgcggaaaaGGCGAGCAACAACGCTTCacaggcgaagcagacgcgtaCACACTTGCTTCATCTGCTGCCTGACCTTAAAAGTACATACTTTaagatatacatatgtggGTATAGATATGTCGATGTAGATATAGACAGATGTATAAATAGACACAGaaatacgtatatatgtgaCGCTGATGCCCGTCGCGGCATCGGCAATCTCCCAGTCGACACCAGACTGCTCGCAAGTGGACACAGTTTTCTTTTTGATGAAAACAAGTTGGCCAGAGTGCCCGCCACAAATAACGCAACGCCTGCTCAAAGTGTATACGCATGCAAATACACAAACAAATCTCCTCACAGAGGCTACTGGGTGTCCGCAGCGACGAGCCCCCAGCACcgagatatatatatatatatatatatatacatacgaaAACCTTTAAATTTACagacgcatatatatatgcatatgtcCATGCGCCAACTCTCTTCGGCGCTCCACGTTGTGGCGAGGACTTTTTTTGGACGGTTTCCACTTACGCGGACAGAGTACTCGGAGGAGCCGAGGGAGCAGGGGtagaaggcgaaggcgagatcGAGAATGACGATGAGGATCATGAAGGAGACGACTATGTAAGCGATGGCGCCGGCGCTTTGCGCGTAGGAGTCGAAGGCGTCAATGCTCCCGATGTTCGCTTCCTTACCCGAGAAGACAACCATGAGAATGACACCCGTGACGATGCCAAAGGAGCCGATCTTCTCCCACCCGCCCAGGTGCTCCTTTAGCCAAAAGTGTGCAATCATCACCGCCCAGAAGATGTGCACTCCCGCGAACGGCGTGACGATCgactgcagagacagacagagataGAGAAAAAATaatggagagagaggcagacggcaCATGCAGACGCCACGATGCGCAGGGGGGCGAAAGTCGCAAGAACGACAGGACATCAAATGCCAGAGaggcgcacacacgcagacacagcaACCCCAGGCAGCTATATGCAGGAAAAGGCGGATGCGgcgagaaagaaaaggagaggCGTGGAtcacgcgaagcagaaagacccctctccctccccccccagGGGCAGGGGAGAAGAAACGGCACGAAGTCCCCGTCTAGGATTAGgcaggaggcagcggagcgaAACAGAAAGGAGCCAAAATCGAGAAGTGAGAAGTGGGAACAGGCAGTGAGGGACCTAGAGagaccgcggcggagacgcgttGCGCACAAATCAAAGTTGTGACTTGATCGTACCGATGGagcaaagaggagagagaggaaagtgCAAAATGGATCAAGGACGACCGTGAGCAGCATTCCAGCAACGAACATCGGGCACCGCAGCATCTGCTTGGGAGTGAAGGCCTCCCCCGCCATCACATACACGTGTCGAACCATGGTATCTGTGAGAAGAACAAAAACACGACGCACAAGAGCTTTCAAAAGGCATTCTTCggcagaaaaaaaggcaGATTGGATAAAGGAGTCTTCACCGAAAGCGAGACGAAACAAACTCAATGTGGCGCACGCCATATGTCGAACCAAAACACCCGCGTCGTTTACCGCGTCAACCTTCTTCGTGCGCAGGGAAGCGTGTCTGTGTCTGCTTCCAATGGCACGAAACTCGCAGATTAACA is drawn from Besnoitia besnoiti strain Bb-Ger1 chromosome VI, whole genome shotgun sequence and contains these coding sequences:
- a CDS encoding hypothetical protein (encoded by transcript BESB_065870), producing the protein MSGTDEHTQSYLWWVGVGIVFVGSLAGAVGDTMVRHVYVMAGEAFTPKQMLRCPMFVAGMLLTVVLDPFCTFLSLLFAPSSIVTPFAGVHIFWAVMIAHFWLKEHLGGWEKIGSFGIVTGVILMVVFSGKEANIGSIDAFDSYAQSAGAIAYIVVSFMILIVILDLAFAFYPCSLGSSEYSVRRLATSLASGFLGGNANVAAKFFSIIVMDLFSGNTSVFGNWRTYVVTLGVCCVGLGQLFFLNLALRRYEAVYVVPTINSCLVAEGTIGSILVLHEIPGNWIAFSFGLFMCIAGILILTTMHTVQPSALEAKPSREPAAIESAVLSERQESKGLETAERYATRKLETLTRSFSRSATAVAEMAVILNPKAMYSMYTMQENRPFDQTTQLPAVEDNSTPADSSCGSSAGVGSPRSSAAGLRSSGSRRDSDTAFAPRFSPVPPPPPRGPHALGPVPAPVQPPPRICVTPEQP